Proteins from one Myxococcales bacterium genomic window:
- a CDS encoding sensor domain-containing diguanylate cyclase yields MSAPADERIEQLERENAALRQAVDLLHRVSNLVRQSLELEPTAYALLTGVTAGVGLGFNRAMLFFVDDADRTTLRGVAAVGPASRDEADRVWKSIEGDAPDLLTLYEAGLKQRAEHSALDARVREQRILISGDTPVALALRRAALVHREGSDDLLGLFHLPTAVAAPLRGVGRARGVLYADNCFTGRPPGDAVERVLSLIADQAGRALEHAHHYEELAERARMDALTELEHHGRMMEALAAALGRDADEPMGLAMIDLDDFKRVNDTHGHLAGDALLAELGKRLRSVLRAGERPYRYGGEEFTVLLPGATEGDLFAIGERLRLAVADTPFAVGPERRLVVTCSIGVAARARGDDAERLIDAADQALLVAKTSGKNRVQVAQRGR; encoded by the coding sequence GTGAGCGCGCCAGCCGACGAGCGCATCGAGCAGCTGGAGCGGGAGAACGCCGCGCTCAGGCAGGCGGTGGATCTGCTGCATCGGGTCAGCAACCTCGTGCGCCAGTCCCTGGAGCTCGAGCCGACGGCGTATGCGCTCTTGACCGGTGTCACCGCCGGCGTGGGGCTCGGCTTCAATCGCGCGATGTTGTTCTTCGTCGACGACGCCGACCGCACCACCCTGCGGGGTGTCGCCGCCGTCGGGCCCGCCAGCCGGGACGAGGCCGATCGGGTCTGGAAGTCGATCGAAGGCGACGCTCCGGATCTGCTGACGTTGTACGAAGCCGGGCTCAAACAGCGCGCGGAGCACAGCGCGCTCGACGCCCGGGTGCGAGAGCAGAGGATCTTGATTTCGGGGGACACCCCGGTGGCGCTCGCGCTCCGTCGCGCGGCGCTGGTGCACCGGGAGGGAAGCGACGATCTCCTCGGCCTCTTTCACCTGCCGACCGCCGTCGCCGCGCCGCTCCGAGGTGTGGGGCGAGCTCGCGGCGTGCTCTACGCGGACAACTGCTTCACCGGGCGCCCGCCGGGGGACGCCGTCGAACGCGTGCTGTCCTTGATCGCCGATCAGGCGGGGCGCGCCCTCGAACACGCGCATCACTACGAGGAGCTGGCGGAGCGCGCACGCATGGACGCGCTGACGGAGCTCGAGCACCACGGGCGGATGATGGAAGCCCTCGCCGCGGCCCTCGGACGTGACGCCGACGAGCCCATGGGACTGGCCATGATCGATCTCGACGACTTCAAACGCGTCAACGATACCCACGGCCATCTCGCGGGGGACGCGCTGCTCGCCGAGCTGGGCAAACGCCTGCGCTCGGTGCTCAGGGCAGGGGAGCGCCCCTACCGTTATGGCGGCGAGGAGTTCACCGTGCTCTTGCCGGGCGCCACCGAGGGAGATCTGTTTGCCATCGGAGAGCGGCTGCGCCTGGCCGTCGCCGACACTCCGTTTGCGGTCGGTCCCGAGCGGCGATTGGTCGTGACCTGTTCGATCGGTGTCGCAGCCCGCGCGCGCGGCGACGATGCCGAGCGCCTGATCGACGCCGCGGATCAGGCGCTCCTGGTGGCCAAGACCAGCGGAAAAAATCGGGTTCAAGTGGCGCAGCGTGGCCGCTGA
- the hutU gene encoding urocanate hydratase, with protein sequence MAAKPSSPPRAPRGISRTAKSWDAEAAKRMLINNLDPANAVDWEHLIVYGGSGRAARNWHEYEKLTRALDQLAPDETLCVQSGRAVYVAKTHEHAPRVLIANSNLVPKWATQDNFDRLDRMGLTMYGQMTAGSWIYIGTQGILQGTYQTFLAAAEKHYGVPSLKGKLVLTAGLGGMSGAQPMAVTMNEGVVIDVEARAERVERKVAEGYCDKSTHSLDEALAWADEAKRAGRALSIGLVGNAADVFPELVRRNVIPDMVTDQTPAHDLGAYLPRGDVQELDGLRGRDLAEYHRQSLAAIADHVSAILEMQRRGAIAFDYGNNLRAQAELAGVNVRDEAGAWKYPGFVPAYIRPLFSRGMGPFRWAALSGDPKDIHVIDQELARVFPEDEGLRRWLKLASERVPFLALPTRICWLGYGDRAKFGLAMNRLIHDGKVSAPVAIGRDHLDCGSVASPDRETEAMKDGSDAIADWALLNFALNTAAGASWVSFHHGGGVGIGNSLHAGMVVVADGTDERAERLDRVLTVDPGIGVARHAIAGYAEASETAAEKKLNMP encoded by the coding sequence ACTGGGAGCACCTGATCGTGTACGGCGGAAGCGGTCGCGCTGCGCGCAACTGGCACGAATACGAGAAGCTCACCCGGGCACTGGATCAGCTCGCGCCTGACGAGACCCTGTGTGTGCAGTCGGGTCGCGCGGTCTACGTCGCCAAGACCCACGAACACGCGCCGCGGGTCCTGATCGCCAACTCGAACCTGGTCCCTAAATGGGCGACCCAGGACAACTTCGATCGCCTCGACCGCATGGGCCTGACCATGTACGGGCAGATGACCGCCGGCTCGTGGATCTACATCGGCACGCAGGGCATCTTGCAGGGCACCTACCAGACGTTCCTGGCGGCGGCGGAGAAACACTACGGCGTGCCGTCGCTCAAGGGGAAGCTGGTGCTCACCGCCGGACTCGGTGGCATGAGCGGCGCTCAGCCCATGGCCGTGACCATGAACGAGGGCGTGGTCATCGACGTCGAGGCACGTGCGGAACGGGTGGAGCGCAAGGTGGCCGAGGGCTACTGCGACAAGTCGACTCACTCCCTCGACGAGGCGCTGGCGTGGGCAGACGAGGCAAAACGCGCGGGCCGTGCCCTCAGCATTGGCCTCGTCGGCAACGCCGCGGACGTCTTCCCGGAGCTCGTTCGGAGGAACGTGATCCCCGACATGGTGACCGATCAGACCCCGGCGCACGATCTCGGCGCGTACCTGCCGCGGGGCGACGTGCAGGAGCTCGACGGCCTGCGCGGCCGTGATCTGGCCGAGTATCACCGGCAAAGCCTGGCGGCGATCGCGGACCACGTGAGCGCCATCCTGGAGATGCAGCGCCGCGGGGCCATCGCCTTCGACTACGGCAACAACCTGCGAGCCCAAGCCGAGCTGGCCGGCGTGAACGTGCGGGACGAGGCCGGCGCCTGGAAGTATCCCGGCTTCGTCCCCGCCTACATCCGGCCGCTGTTCTCCCGGGGCATGGGTCCGTTTCGCTGGGCCGCGCTCAGCGGTGATCCGAAGGACATTCACGTCATCGACCAGGAGCTCGCGCGAGTCTTTCCCGAAGACGAGGGGCTCCGTCGCTGGCTGAAGCTCGCCAGTGAGCGGGTGCCGTTCCTCGCTCTGCCGACCCGCATCTGCTGGCTCGGTTACGGCGATCGCGCGAAGTTCGGGCTGGCGATGAACCGCTTGATCCACGACGGCAAGGTCAGCGCGCCGGTGGCCATCGGCCGCGACCACCTGGACTGCGGCTCCGTGGCGTCCCCCGATCGCGAGACCGAGGCGATGAAAGACGGCTCCGACGCCATCGCGGACTGGGCGCTGCTCAACTTCGCGCTCAACACGGCCGCCGGCGCGTCGTGGGTGAGCTTCCACCACGGCGGCGGCGTTGGCATCGGCAACTCTCTGCACGCCGGCATGGTCGTGGTCGCCGACGGCACCGACGAGCGTGCCGAGCGCCTCGATCGCGTGCTCACGGTGGATCCGGGCATCGGCGTCGCACGCCACGCCATCGCGGGCTATGCCGAGGCCAGCGAGACGGCCGCCGAGAAGAAGTTGAACATGCCGTGA